In Montipora foliosa isolate CH-2021 chromosome 13, ASM3666993v2, whole genome shotgun sequence, one DNA window encodes the following:
- the LOC137984036 gene encoding UV radiation resistance-associated protein-like, producing MASKESLGRVRHFDLISQQIRIRHLRSISVRNLLPNFTVSGECLLDHLLETYFTLHSSASSNQNAIYTSEKIKYSLNPTWASFDPSPWTERHFTANTSFTVRIWGGEADKFRLIIEWKVHLPSLKYLGDQVKSGKYFHNTIIFGLNDGYYGAPGLHYLNEVEGRDLKRKASIKVELEQVQPSYKIPSVQRLLMIQKAIQQTQLSVKEVCHSIQAKVESDLKCTSQLSEEEVLKLKIKLLKEEFIAKKQLLHQEREGEQGTLAKLQTRESNLTTNRQQLKTDKSSLREHKKAHIEGRESLVKLNAQVNMRRRQLVSELMNIYPIAELQGSKEYVICGVRLPNCESDEFAAMDDETLSVALGYTCHLVSMIARYLELPLRYPVNSSGSRSTVNDFTIEKVQEKDRKFPLFSKGKEGTKFFYGTFLLNKNIAQIRQYNGLGTPNLRNTLPNLKDLLDSKFRSSDPVKSPPLTIIRKSPLKNQKHRNSTSVSSGSTESPPHSNPKLDYVLLKTMNASAADGKPVLPDQPAKPVLLDEPEHLSLVDQPALVDRSAKLVLSPNDASVDGPEKPVLMDQVERSSLPGNPTSQVRLEEPALPSKPDLLDESASAQDEMEKPILLDQEAKIISMEPQRKPVLPAPLSAAQLQQMQSAEVGLKEEINSDSLGPNVSIAVAKRDSGNNEQRSASLDGGLYIPSQGTGHGFLERTRSKKLQKQQGNATRTGQPQRTLSLKSRRSSTGNTQAPQNENVSGTNAKNDILSNRAENDGNDAIHFQGSRYSRRHEELKQEDTGTIEKVSDGAESLAQRQRKERTALLTLPSKTSKHLQLRNQHLFDAEGSIDFDVCENGEIDLR from the exons ATCCGTATAAGACACCTCAGGAGTATTTCCGTACGCAATCTTCTGCCAAACTTCACTGTCTCAGGAGAGTGTCTCCTAGACCATTTGTTAGAAACGTATTTCACCTTGCACAGTTCTGCTAGCAGCAACCAGAATG CTATCTACACTAGTGAGAAAATCAAGTACTCCTTG AATCCCACGTGGGCCAGCTTTGACCCATCGCCATGGACTGAACGGCACTTCACTGCAAACACTT CTTTTACTGTTAGAATATGGGGTGGCGAAGCTGACAAGTTCCGTCTCATCATCGAATGGAAGGTTCATCTTCCATCTTTAAAATACCTTGGAGATCAG gtgaaGTCTGGTAAATATTTCCACAACACTATAATATTTGGTCTCAACGATGGATATTATGGGGCCCCTGGGCTTCATTATTTGAATGAG GTTGAAGGTCGTGATTTAAAAAGGAAAGCGAGTATAAAAGTCGAGTTGGAACAG GTTCAACCATCATACAAAATACCATCTGTTCAAAG ATTGCTTATGATACAAAAAGCTATTCAACAGACACAGCTGTCAGTCAAAGAAGTGTGCCACTCAATTCAAGCAAAAGTTGAATCAGATTTAAAATGCACCTCACAG CTTTCAGAAGAGGAGGTGCTTAAACTAAAAATCAAACTTCTCAAAGAAGAGTTTATTGCGAAGAAGCAGCTATTGCATCAAG AAAGAGAAGGAGAGCAAGGAACTTTGGCTAAGCTTCAAACAAGGG aATCAAATCTGACAACAAACAGACAACAATTGAAGACAGACAAATCCTCTTTGCGAGAACATAAGAAAGCACACATAGAAGGAAG GGAATCTTTGGTAAAACTGAATGCTCAGGTTAACATGAGACGTCGTCAGCTGGTGTCTGAACTCATGAACATTTATCCCATCGCTGAG TTACAAGGCTCAAAAGAATATGTCATTTGTGGAGTGCGACTTCCCAATTGTGAATCAGACGAATTTGCAG CAATGGATGACGAAACATTGTCTGTTGCCCTTGGATACACGTGTCATTTGGTCAGCATGATTGCGAGGTATCTTGAATTGCCGCTGAGATATCCTGTGAATTCTAGCGGCTCAAGATCGACTGTCAATGATTTCACCATCGAAAAAGTTCAAGAGAAAGACAGAAA ATTTCCTCTCTTtagtaaaggaaaggaagggaCCAAGTTTTTCTACGGAACATTCTTGTTGAACAAGAACATCGCTCAG ATTCGACAGTATAATGGCCTTGGTACACCGAACTTACGTAATACTCTTCCCAACCTAAAGGATTTGCTTGACTCCAAATTCCGATCAAG CGATCCAGTAAAATCTCCTCCACTTACAATAATAAGAAAATCTCCCTTGAAAAACCAGAAACATCGAAATTCGACCTCGGTGTCTAGTGGATCTACAGAGTCGCCTCCTCACTCAAATCCTAAGTTGGATTACGTTCTTCTAAAGACCATGAACGCTTCCGCAGCTGATGGAAAACCTGTTTTACCTGATCAACCAGCAAAGCCTGTTTTACTGGATGAGCCGGAACATTTAAGTTTAGTCGATCAACCTGCATTGGTAGACCGTTCAGCAAAACTTGTATTATCGCCAAATGACGCTTCAGTGGATGGACCAGAAAAACCTGTTTTAATGGACCAAGTGGAAAGGTCAAGTTTACCAGGTAATCCTACGTCACAGGTTCGCTTAGAAGAACCTGCTTTGCCATCAAAACCCGATTTGCTTGACGAAAGTGCAAGTGCTCAGGATGAGATGGAAAAGCCTATTCTGCTAGATCAGGAAGCGAAAATTATCTCAATGGAGCCGCAAAGGAAACCAGTTTTACCAGCTCCTTTAAGCGCAGCGCAACTTCAACAAATGCAGTCTGCAGAGGTTGGTCTTAAAGAAGAGATTAATTCTGATTCACTGGGTCCAAATGTTTCTATTGCTGTGGCAAAACGAGACAGCGGCAATAATGAACAGAGATCTGCCTCTTTAGATGGTGGCCTTTACATACCTTCTCAAGGCACTGGTCATGGGTTTTTGGAGCGAACACGTTCGAAAAAATTGCAGAAACAACAGGGAAACGCGACGAGGACTGGTCAACCACAAagaacgctttctttgaaatcTCGTAGGAGTAGTACGGGAAATACCCAAGCACCTCAGAATGAAAATGTTAGTGGTACCAATgctaaaaatgacattttatcAAATCGTGCGGAAAACGACGGAAACGATGCGATTCATTTTCAAGGGTCGCGTTATTCACGACGCCATGAAGAGCTCAAACAGGAAGACACTGGTACTATCGAGAAAG TTTCAGATGGGGCTGAATCCCTAGCTCAAAGACAGCGGAAAGAAAGGACTGCGCTTCTAACGCTGCCCagtaaaacaagcaaacatCTTCAGCTTCGCAATCAACACCTCTTTGATGCCGAAGGATCTATTGACTTCGATGTCTGTGAAAATGGTGAAATAGACTTAAGATAA